A single genomic interval of Patescibacteria group bacterium harbors:
- the recO gene encoding DNA repair protein RecO, producing the protein MTSHLNGIILESQNFRENDRVLIFYSQELGKIEILVRGARKIKSKLNPFVSPFALLELVVAPGKSFYHLIGGEVKRYFKGVSGDYKKIIHATNLFRRISVLINLHRPDSKISVLLIRFLEKIDQINPGKVQIIYYACLIKLLSLLGYRPEIKQCFDCRKDAKLLGENIYFDFEKGGICCFKCRESRISAVRINSRTLEILHNLLYKNFDYLENWHFDEKSFLAAQNVIKKFYRWHLK; encoded by the coding sequence ATGACTTCTCATCTTAATGGAATTATTTTGGAATCTCAAAATTTCAGGGAAAATGATCGCGTTTTAATTTTTTATTCTCAGGAATTGGGTAAAATTGAAATTTTGGTGAGAGGAGCGCGAAAAATAAAAAGCAAATTAAATCCTTTCGTTTCGCCATTCGCTTTATTGGAGCTGGTTGTCGCGCCGGGAAAAAGCTTTTATCATTTAATTGGCGGAGAAGTTAAAAGATATTTTAAGGGCGTCAGCGGAGATTATAAAAAAATAATTCACGCTACCAATTTATTCCGTCGGATTAGCGTTCTGATAAATCTTCACAGGCCTGATTCAAAAATTTCAGTTTTATTGATAAGATTTTTAGAAAAAATTGACCAGATTAACCCGGGGAAAGTTCAAATTATTTATTATGCTTGTCTGATTAAATTGTTATCTTTATTGGGTTATCGGCCGGAAATAAAACAATGTTTTGACTGCCGTAAAGATGCCAAGTTATTGGGGGAAAATATTTATTTTGATTTTGAAAAAGGCGGAATCTGCTGTTTTAAATGCAGGGAAAGCCGAATATCGGCGGTAAGAATTAATTCAAGAACTTTGGAAATTTTACATAATCTTTTATATAAAAATTTTGATTATTTGGAAAATTGGCATTTTGACGAAAAAAGTTTTTTAGCCGCTCAGAATGTTATTAAAAAGTTCTATCGATGGCATCTTAAGTAA
- the ileS gene encoding isoleucine--tRNA ligase: MAQINFLQIEEEILKFWREKEIFDKSLSKKAPQGNFVFFEGPPTANGRPHIGHALTRFYKDAVLRYKTMQGFHVDRKAGWDAQGLPVELEVEKEIGISGKPDIEKFGIDKFNQKCRENVWKYKDEWERMTERIGFWLDLKHPYVTYDSSYIETVWWILAKIWNKGLLYQDYKVVPCCPRCGTALSSHEVAQGYQNIEETSVYLKFQILDSKFQIPTYLLAWTTTPWTLPGNVALAVNKGVDYVKISKDGEYWILAKSRLNVIDGDYEIVEEFLGEKLLNLDYQPLFDFIKPEKRAWFVIHGDFVSTGDGTGIVHIAPAFGIEDMEAGKENNLPTLMTVELDGKMKNEIKPWAGIWVKDADPLIIKDLENRKILIKTEKIHHDYPFCWRCKTPLLYYAKMSWFIKVTDPQVKENLIKNSQTINWVPAHIKEGRFGEWLENIRDWAISRERYWGTPLPIWECQKCKHRECVGSFEELAKKTNKNLGENFDPHRPQIDELSWSCPDCGGEMKRVPEVLDCWFDSGSMPFAQWHYPFENVEKIDPSTIQQVHGGEQDRTTSSGQAQGQSYPADFISEAMDQTRGWFYSLLAISTLIDKGASYKNVICLDFVLDAKGEKMSKSKGNVVSWNAVEQYGADPIRWFLYTVNQSGESKSFDPIEIKKATQRMFLIFWNVFEFYNTYGLKVSNPAEFKKSENIIDQWILTKFSLLIKEVSQKMDKYDLTGTTRIIEAFITDLSQWYLRRSRDRFSDKQEEASQTLYYILLNLTKLLAPFTPFCAEKLYLDLTQGKIKESVHLDDWPTADEALIKQGEKLLEEMETVRKICEISHNLRLKAKIKVRQPLKTLSVKMKLFANQGLIDLIKNEVNLKEINFVENLPQGNGQQINEDSEIKIALETNVTPELKKEGLARELTRNINSLRKESGLTQKDQVDIYYQTSFADLEEVMNDFANLLKEKTASKNIFKKIPDQSLIQKEFDIDGNKMSIALVLTEK; the protein is encoded by the coding sequence ATGGCTCAAATAAATTTTTTACAAATTGAAGAGGAAATCCTTAAATTTTGGCGAGAAAAAGAGATTTTTGATAAATCTCTGTCAAAAAAAGCCCCTCAGGGCAATTTCGTCTTTTTTGAAGGTCCACCAACCGCCAATGGCCGTCCGCATATCGGCCATGCTTTAACGCGTTTTTACAAAGACGCGGTTTTGCGGTATAAAACAATGCAAGGATTTCACGTTGATCGCAAGGCTGGTTGGGATGCCCAGGGCTTGCCGGTTGAACTCGAAGTGGAGAAAGAAATCGGCATCAGCGGCAAACCGGATATTGAAAAATTCGGCATTGATAAATTCAATCAAAAATGTCGGGAAAATGTTTGGAAATACAAAGATGAATGGGAAAGAATGACTGAAAGAATAGGTTTTTGGTTGGACTTAAAACATCCTTATGTAACTTATGATTCGTCTTATATCGAAACTGTTTGGTGGATTTTGGCGAAAATTTGGAATAAAGGATTGCTTTATCAAGATTATAAAGTTGTGCCTTGCTGTCCGCGTTGCGGCACGGCGTTATCTTCTCACGAAGTCGCTCAAGGTTATCAAAATATTGAAGAAACTTCGGTCTATTTAAAATTCCAAATTCTAGATTCCAAATTCCAAATTCCAACATATCTTTTGGCCTGGACAACCACGCCTTGGACTTTGCCGGGCAATGTTGCTTTAGCAGTGAATAAGGGTGTTGATTATGTAAAAATTTCAAAAGATGGAGAATATTGGATTTTGGCAAAAAGCAGGTTAAATGTGATTGATGGCGATTATGAAATTGTTGAAGAATTTTTGGGAGAGAAATTATTAAATCTGGATTATCAGCCGCTTTTTGATTTTATTAAACCGGAAAAACGGGCTTGGTTTGTCATTCATGGAGATTTTGTTTCCACGGGAGACGGCACAGGTATTGTTCATATTGCTCCGGCTTTTGGCATAGAAGATATGGAAGCGGGTAAAGAAAATAATTTACCAACTTTGATGACAGTTGAGCTTGATGGAAAAATGAAAAATGAAATTAAGCCTTGGGCCGGAATTTGGGTTAAAGACGCCGACCCCTTGATTATCAAAGATTTGGAAAACAGAAAAATTTTAATTAAAACGGAAAAAATTCATCATGATTATCCTTTTTGTTGGCGCTGTAAAACTCCTTTACTTTATTACGCCAAAATGTCTTGGTTTATAAAAGTTACTGATCCTCAGGTGAAAGAAAATTTAATTAAAAACAGTCAGACTATCAATTGGGTCCCGGCTCATATCAAAGAGGGAAGATTCGGCGAATGGCTAGAAAATATCAGAGATTGGGCGATTTCCCGCGAAAGATATTGGGGCACGCCTTTGCCGATTTGGGAATGTCAAAAATGCAAACATCGCGAATGCGTCGGTTCCTTTGAAGAATTGGCGAAAAAAACAAATAAAAATTTGGGAGAAAATTTTGATCCGCATCGGCCGCAAATTGACGAATTATCTTGGTCTTGCCCTGATTGTGGCGGAGAAATGAAAAGAGTGCCGGAAGTTTTGGATTGTTGGTTTGACTCCGGTTCAATGCCCTTTGCTCAATGGCACTATCCTTTTGAAAATGTTGAAAAAATTGATCCTTCGACCATTCAACAAGTTCATGGTGGTGAGCAAGATCGAACCACAAGCTCAGGACAGGCTCAAGGTCAAAGTTATCCGGCTGATTTTATTTCCGAAGCAATGGATCAAACCAGAGGTTGGTTTTATTCACTTTTGGCGATTTCAACTTTGATTGACAAGGGCGCCAGTTATAAAAATGTGATTTGTCTTGATTTTGTTTTGGATGCTAAGGGAGAAAAAATGTCCAAATCAAAAGGCAATGTTGTTTCTTGGAATGCAGTTGAGCAATATGGCGCTGATCCCATTCGGTGGTTTTTATATACGGTTAATCAATCCGGCGAGAGTAAATCATTTGATCCGATAGAAATTAAAAAAGCCACTCAGCGGATGTTTTTGATTTTTTGGAATGTTTTTGAATTTTATAATACTTATGGTTTAAAGGTTTCTAATCCGGCAGAATTTAAAAAATCAGAAAATATTATTGATCAGTGGATTTTGACTAAATTTTCTTTATTGATTAAAGAAGTTAGTCAGAAAATGGACAAATATGATTTAACCGGAACAACCAGAATTATTGAAGCTTTCATCACTGATTTATCTCAATGGTATTTGCGGCGTTCTCGCGATCGTTTTTCCGACAAACAAGAAGAGGCGAGTCAAACTCTTTATTATATTTTATTGAATTTAACGAAATTATTGGCTCCATTTACGCCGTTCTGCGCCGAAAAATTATATCTTGATTTAACTCAAGGAAAAATTAAAGAATCGGTTCATTTGGATGATTGGCCGACCGCGGACGAAGCATTAATAAAACAAGGAGAAAAATTATTGGAAGAAATGGAAACGGTCAGAAAAATTTGTGAAATATCGCACAATCTCAGATTAAAAGCGAAGATTAAAGTTCGCCAACCGCTTAAAACACTTTCCGTAAAAATGAAACTATTTGCCAATCAAGGCTTGATTGATTTAATTAAAAATGAAGTTAATCTGAAAGAAATTAATTTTGTGGAAAATTTGCCGCAAGGAAATGGACAGCAAATAAACGAAGACTCTGAAATTAAAATAGCCCTTGAGACAAATGTCACTCCAGAACTGAAAAAGGAAGGATTGGCGCGGGAATTGACCAGAAACATCAATTCTTTGCGAAAAGAATCCGGTTTAACGCAAAAAGATCAAGTTGATATTTATTATCAAACTTCTTTTGCAGACCTTGAAGAAGTAATGAATGATTTTGCGAATCTTCTGAAAGAAAAAACCGCCAGCAAGAATATCTTCAAAAAAATACCCGATCAATCTTTGATTCAAAAAGAATTTGACATCGATGGAAATAAAATGTCTATTGCTTTGGTTTTAACGGAAAAATAA
- the tgt gene encoding tRNA guanosine(34) transglycosylase Tgt gives MFKLIKKSNKSKARLGKLTTAHGIIDTPFFMPIATRAAVKGLIPEELESLGAQIILSNTYHLFLRPGLEIIKKSGGLHKFMHWEKPILTDSGGYQVFSLEKNRKIKDQGVEFQSEFDGTKIFLTPEKAVEIQKILGSDIMMVLDECAPYPASYDKADQAVIRTTNWAQSSKTAYNKIFKKSRVKPLIFGIIQGSIFKDLRLKSAKDLVKLDFDGYALGGFMVGEPIKDTFKMIKLVEAELPENKARYLMGAGKPEQIVQAVKAGIDMFDCVIPTRNARHGLLYVMTNNKSLMAGKNFYQEIHITNSKYKDDIKPIDSHCKCYTCQNFSRAYLRHLFMTNEPLGQRLTTIHNLYFYLNLMKNIREELKKE, from the coding sequence ATGTTTAAACTGATAAAAAAATCAAATAAATCTAAAGCTCGGTTAGGGAAATTAACAACTGCACATGGTATTATTGATACTCCATTTTTCATGCCCATTGCCACTAGAGCAGCGGTTAAAGGTTTGATTCCGGAAGAATTGGAAAGTTTGGGCGCTCAAATTATTCTTTCAAATACTTATCATTTATTTTTACGGCCGGGATTGGAAATTATCAAGAAATCAGGCGGGCTGCATAAATTCATGCATTGGGAAAAACCGATTTTGACTGACAGCGGGGGATATCAAGTTTTTTCTTTGGAAAAAAACAGAAAAATTAAAGATCAGGGAGTGGAGTTTCAATCTGAATTTGACGGGACGAAAATTTTTTTAACTCCGGAAAAAGCGGTTGAAATTCAAAAAATATTAGGTTCGGATATCATGATGGTTTTGGATGAATGCGCTCCTTATCCGGCCAGTTATGATAAGGCAGACCAAGCGGTTATCAGAACGACAAATTGGGCTCAAAGTTCTAAAACAGCTTATAATAAAATTTTCAAGAAAAGCCGCGTTAAACCGTTAATTTTCGGCATTATTCAAGGATCGATTTTTAAAGATTTGCGCCTTAAAAGCGCTAAAGATTTGGTAAAATTGGATTTTGACGGTTATGCTTTGGGCGGATTTATGGTTGGCGAACCGATAAAAGATACTTTTAAAATGATAAAATTAGTGGAAGCTGAATTGCCGGAAAATAAAGCTCGTTATTTAATGGGGGCCGGCAAACCGGAGCAAATTGTTCAAGCCGTAAAGGCGGGAATAGATATGTTTGATTGCGTTATCCCAACCAGAAACGCCAGACACGGATTGCTTTATGTCATGACAAATAATAAATCATTAATGGCCGGAAAAAATTTCTATCAGGAAATTCACATTACCAATTCAAAATATAAAGACGACATTAAACCGATTGATTCTCATTGCAAATGTTATACTTGCCAAAATTTTTCGCGCGCTTATCTCAGGCATTTGTTTATGACCAACGAACCGCTCGGACAAAGATTAACTACAATTCATAACCTTTATTTTTATTTAAATTTAATGAAAAATATAAGGGAGGAACTAAAAAAAGAGTAA